Part of the Cryptosporangium phraense genome is shown below.
CGAACTCCAGCTCGAAGTCGATCGCCGACATGATGCCGTCGCCGAACTCCTCCGCGATCAGCCGCTGGAGCGCGGGCCCGTAGACCTGCACCATCTCCTGCAGCCGGTAGACCACCGGCTCCGAGGTGTCGACGGCCCGCGCACCGCGGACCGGTGGCAACGTCAGCGCGTCCACCACCTCGGCGTCGAGGCCGAGTTTGTCGCCGACCAGCTGGGCCTGTTCGAGCGTCAGCGGCTGCTGGCCCAGCAGCGCGGACGTCGTCCAGACCAGCGAGCGGCAGAGCAGGTCGGCCAGATCCGGCCAGCTGACCCCGGACTTCTGGCGAGCGATTTCGACGGCGGCACCGGCTTCGAGTCGATCCATGCCGTCCACGATCGCACCCGGCGATGTGCTCGTCGTCACGTTCACGCGGCTGTCACGTTTCGGCCCGCCCGGGTGTCGATAGAGCGACGACGAGCGAGGAGACGGCGATGGACGTGCTGGTGGTGGGCGGTACCGGGGAAGCCGGGCGGGCCGCGGTACGGGCCCTGGTCGCGCGGGGGCACACGGTGCGGGCACTGAGCCGC
Proteins encoded:
- the cynS gene encoding cyanase, translating into MDRLEAGAAVEIARQKSGVSWPDLADLLCRSLVWTTSALLGQQPLTLEQAQLVGDKLGLDAEVVDALTLPPVRGARAVDTSEPVVYRLQEMVQVYGPALQRLIAEEFGDGIMSAIDFELEFERKQDPKGDRVVLTLNGKFLPYRVW